The Amycolatopsis sp. DG1A-15b genome window below encodes:
- a CDS encoding ABC transporter permease has translation MSISTTGVLPRARSADRPPRKAVRRPDLKRWISPVVLLAAWQIASATGVLPPDKLSSPWTVVQAGVEAARSGELGDAFAVSLGRVGAGFALGAVAGVLLGIVSGLSRWGEALVDPPVQMLRTLPFLGLIPLFILWFGIGEETKIVLVALGVAFPLYLNVHSGIRGADPALVEASRALGFSHAERLWHVVLPGALPQALVGLRQSLGLAWLALIVGETVNADAGVGYLINNAREFLRTDVVVVGLVLYALLGLVTDALVRLLERKVLRWRTR, from the coding sequence GTGTCGATTTCCACCACGGGCGTGCTTCCGCGCGCCCGCTCCGCCGACCGGCCGCCGCGCAAGGCCGTGCGGCGGCCCGATCTCAAACGCTGGATCAGCCCGGTGGTGCTCCTCGCGGCCTGGCAGATCGCCAGCGCCACCGGCGTCCTGCCGCCCGACAAGCTCAGTTCCCCGTGGACGGTCGTGCAGGCCGGCGTCGAAGCCGCGCGCAGCGGCGAACTCGGTGACGCCTTCGCCGTTTCGCTCGGCCGGGTCGGCGCCGGTTTCGCGCTCGGCGCGGTCGCCGGCGTCCTGCTCGGCATCGTCTCCGGCCTGTCCCGCTGGGGCGAAGCCCTGGTCGACCCGCCGGTGCAGATGCTGCGCACCCTGCCGTTCCTCGGCCTGATCCCGCTGTTCATCCTGTGGTTCGGCATCGGCGAGGAGACGAAGATCGTGCTGGTCGCGCTCGGCGTGGCCTTCCCGCTCTACCTCAACGTTCACTCGGGAATCCGCGGCGCCGACCCGGCCCTCGTCGAAGCCTCGCGGGCGCTCGGGTTCAGCCACGCGGAACGGCTCTGGCACGTCGTCCTGCCCGGCGCGCTGCCGCAGGCGCTCGTCGGGTTGCGGCAGTCGCTCGGCCTCGCCTGGCTCGCGCTGATCGTCGGCGAGACGGTCAACGCCGACGCCGGGGTCGGCTACCTCATCAACAACGCCCGCGAATTCCTGCGCACCGACGTCGTGGTCGTCGGGCTGGTCCTGTACGCCCTGCTCGGCCTGGTCACCGACGCGCTGGTCCGGCTGCTCGAACGGAAGGTGCTGCGGTGGCGAACCCGGTAG